A single region of the Staphylococcus sp. NRL 16/872 genome encodes:
- a CDS encoding replication initiator protein A, translating to MPNFEKYNLSQVKTERFYQLPKYLFEDAYFKKMSAEAKIMYALLKDRFELSIQNEWVDKNNNIYFIFSNKHLCEYLGYAEQKIIKLKKELISFNLLTQERVGLNKPNRLYLLKPNYDIKASHSKELPNSQFQNNEFGSSRTVNLSGQELPNSQSNDTDYNDPDYIKTDYNDTYDLNDNKLTFPSNHTNHSNHYNPNFNDEALKFQLLEELPQSIQNYLSNFSVAEIKIIKTVLLKAKTSFNNTIDSYYLLEDMEIEILHVLKRFKAMLIQKNETVESMQGYLMKSLKSEFAEMHTLNKRRDHLPITSLFNQ from the coding sequence ATGCCCAATTTTGAAAAATACAATTTATCACAAGTAAAAACTGAAAGGTTTTATCAACTACCTAAATATTTATTCGAAGATGCATATTTTAAAAAAATGTCGGCGGAAGCCAAAATTATGTATGCGTTATTAAAAGATCGCTTTGAATTATCCATCCAAAATGAATGGGTAGATAAAAATAATAACATTTACTTTATTTTCAGTAATAAACATTTGTGCGAATACTTAGGTTATGCAGAACAAAAAATTATAAAATTAAAAAAAGAGTTAATAAGTTTTAATTTACTAACTCAAGAACGTGTTGGCCTTAATAAACCAAATAGATTATACCTATTAAAACCTAATTATGACATTAAAGCCAGTCATAGCAAGGAACTTCCAAATTCACAGTTCCAGAACAATGAATTTGGAAGTTCTAGAACTGTGAATTTAAGTGGTCAAGAACTTCCAAATTCACAGTCTAATGATACTGATTATAATGATCCTGATTATATTAAGACTGATTATAATGATACGTATGATTTGAATGATAATAAACTAACTTTTCCTAGTAATCACACAAATCATTCGAATCACTATAATCCAAACTTTAATGATGAAGCTTTAAAATTTCAATTATTAGAAGAACTACCACAAAGTATTCAAAATTATCTAAGTAACTTTTCTGTAGCTGAAATTAAAATTATCAAAACTGTATTATTAAAAGCTAAAACATCTTTCAACAATACGATTGATAGCTACTACTTGTTAGAAGATATGGAAATAGAAATACTTCATGTTCTTAAACGTTTCAAAGCTATGCTTATTCAAAAAAATGAAACCGTTGAATCAATGCAAGGATACTTAATGAAATCTCTTAAGTCTGAATTCGCTGAAATGCATACGCTTAATAAACGACGTGATCATTTACCAATCACTTCTTTATTTAATCAATAA